From the Streptomyces sp. NBC_00390 genome, the window GCGGGAACGGCGCCACCGCGGCGACGGCCGAGGAGCAGCGCCGTGCCCAGCTCACGCAGGCCCGGCAGGACGCGGATGCCGCCGATCGCCGGGCGCGGGAGCGCGAGGACGACCTCGAGCAGGCCGAGACGCTCGTGCGGGAGGCGCAGGAGCACGCGGCCGCGGTGGCCGGGGAACTGTCGGACGCGCAGGAGAGGGCACGCGCAGCCAGGAGCGCCCTGGACGAGGCGCGGCACCGGGCCACCGAGGCCGGGCGAAGGGCCCGCCAGGCCCGCCGCGACGCCCGGACCGCTCGCTCGCGCGCGGAGCGCCTGGCGGCGGACGGGGACTGAGTGAGGGAGGGCGGGCGGGTGACTCGCGTGAGGCTTGCCGGGCGGTCTAGCCTCCCTCATGTGATCAAGGGGGAATCCGCCGTGCCGCCGCTCGGCTCACTGGCCGAGGAGCTCGCGGCCGTGCCGGCCGGACGGGGCGACCGGGACGTCGCGACGTACGAGCGACTGCTCAACGCCGTGGTGACCTGGGCGTACCGCGACCGGGACGCTCTGGCCGCCGCGCTGGGGCCCGTCGTGCGCGAGTTCGCGGGGCGGCGGCGGGGGCCGGGACAGGGCCTGACCCCTGTGGTGGAGCAGGCTGCAGGCGCCGTCCGGGCCGAGGAGCCCTGGGAGAACGCCGAGCGCGGCTGGCTCGAGCTCTGCCAGCACGAGGCGCTTGACCACATCGCGGGGGCGCGTATCGGCGAGATCGCCGCACGACTGCGGGCGGGTGATCACGTGCCGTCCCTGCTGGCCGCGCCGAGCAGGCCGACCGGGGCCGTGGAGCCGCACGCCCTGGTCGAGCGGCTCGCGCAGTACGAGCGGTCGGGCGTCCGGCCGGGCCCTGCCGATCTGGGGCAGGCGCTGCTGCGCTGCGGCGGTGGCCCGGTCGAACCCGAAGTGCTGCGCGCGGCGGAGAAGTTGGAACTGCCCGAGGGACCCCGGATTCTCGCCTGGCTGCGTCAGGGCGGACTGCCCCACCCGGCGTGGTGGCGTGAGCGCGAAGCGGGCGAGCCGGAGCGGCCCAGCAGGCGCAGGGGCGCTCGCGCCGGGCGGCGGATCCTGGTGGGCACGGAGGCGATCGAGGGCCGTGGTGAGTTCCCCAGGCGCTTCTGGTCGCTCTTCCGGACGTTCGAGCCGCACATCGGCTGTCCCCACTTCGGTCTGGACAGGCGGGACGGGCACACGGTCGCGGTGCTGCCCTGGCATCCGGAGATCGCCGCGGCCCGGCTGCTGTCGGGGATCGCGTCGGCCGCCGACGGTGACGGCCGCGGTGCCCCGGCGTTCCTTCACGCGCTGGCCGCGAGCGAAGGCCCGGCCGGTCCCGCCGTGCATCTGGCCGTCGCCTACGGGCTCGCCTCCGCCCCGGAGCAGGACCGGCAGGCCGCCGTGCAGGCGCTCCTCCTGCTCGCCGCGCGAGGCCGGTTGGACGGCACGCTGCTGGGCCGGGAGGTCGGTGAGCTGGTGGCGCTGGGCACCCTGAAGGTGCCACTGCTGACCGGCTCGCTCCGTACGGCGGCCATGTCCCCGGGCGCCGCCGCCCCGGTCTGGAACGTGCTGGCCGCGGCGCTCCCCGGGCTTCTGGCCTGTACCCGCCCCCAACTGCACGGGGCACTGCTCGCCATCGCCGCCGACTCTGCGCAGCAGTCGGGTGCGCGTGGTGAACTGCCGGAGGTGAGCGCACTCGCAGGGCGGCCCGGCTCGTCCCAACTGGTCAAGCAGGCCCGACGGTTGCGGGACGCGCTGGCCGGCCGCTGATCCGAGCGAGGAGGACTATGCCGTGGCCCTGCGGTCGGCGGCGTCGAAGCGCGCGAGTGCGAGCGCTCCGGGCTGCAGCGCCTCCTGCAGAGCCCGGCAGAGACCGTCCTCCAGGCCGCCGAGTGCCTCGGCGGCCTCGTCCACCACGTCTTGGGCGATCTCCCGTGCCACGGCATCCGGTGGTGTGCGAGGTCCCAGCTTGCTGACGGCGGCTGCCGCGCGTGCCGGGGTGAGCAGTGCGGTGACCTGGCCGACGAGCCAGCCGGGGGCACCGGCCGCGCCCTCGGCCGGTGGCCGGTACGGCCGGGAGCCGTCGAAGCGCTCGTCCTCGGCGAAGGCCGGCTGCTTGAGCTTGGCGACGGGGCGCGGCGTACTGCGGCCGCTGTCCGCGTCCGTGACCCACCATTCCCCGGCAGGCTTGACGACCAGCCCTTCGGCGAGGTTGCCGGGCAGTTCGGGCAGGCCCAGCAGGCCGGGCAGCCGGGTCGCGAACACCGGGGACTGGTCCTGGACCTGGGCGAGCGTCCCCTGCGCGAGCAGCGGGGCGCAGTGCAGACCGACGGTTCCGGCCGCCTCGCGCAGCGCCCCGTCGGAGACCCAGCAGGTGCCCCGGTCGGTTTCGACGGCGGCGTCGAACGGCAGCCAGAGCAGCCCCGGCGCGTACCAGACCCCGGTCTGCACGGGTTCCGCGCCCGGTGAAGGTGCCACGTCCGGATGCGGGTATCGCCCGCCCGCCAGTTCGCCGTAGACGGTCACCGATGCCGAGGCGTCTGTGCCGTGCCGATTCCGCAGGGCCGCGGCGCAGCGACTGGCCGCCACGGCCAGCGCGGGCCAGATGCGGCCCACGCCGAAGAACTCGTCGAGGCCGCTCTCGCCGAGCAGTTCACGGCGTTTGGCGGGATGGACGGCCCCCGCGCCGTCACAGACGACGGCGAAGTTCGCCCCGTGGACCTTCTCCAGCGCGACCCAGTCACGGGCCCGTGCTCCGCCGAGCCGTGCCTTGGCGGGAATCTTCGGATACGGCGACCAGCGGTTCTCAGGCACCGGAGCCGCCGTGCTGGTGCTGCTCGGGCAGACGGCTGTCGGGGTGCACCCACAGCAGTACGTTGTCGAACGGCTCGTTCCTGAAGAACGCGAGGACATCCTGGTCGGAGTGGCGCAGGCTGAAGTGCGTGAGGACGAAGAGCGTCTGCGGGTGGGCCTCGACCACTGGTCGCAGCCTGCTCCAGACCGTGTGCCCGACCCGGTCCGCGCGTTCCCGTTCGGAGTCGTCGAGATAGGTGCACTCGGTGATGACGACCGGGTACTCGAAGAGCCAGGGATTGCGCTCGAACACGCTCACATGTGTGTCGCCGAGGAAGGCGAACAGCGGTCTGCGGACCTCCTGTTCGACCTCGGCACCGTCCTTGCGCCGCTGCGCCACGATCCGCCCGAACTCCGCGCCCCGGCCCTCCGCGGCGAGGGAGCGCCGCAGCTCCTCGTACTCGGGCAACAGCGCCTTGCGGCGCTCGGAGAAGGCGTAGCCCACGCACGGCACCTTGTGCTCGCACTCAACCACCCGTACATGGTGTCCGCGGCGTCCGAAGGTGAACTCGTCGCCGTGCCGCACGCCGTGCAGGCGGTAGGTCCCGGCGAGGGCCGGATCGTATGCCGCGCCGTGGTTCAGTTCGGCCGACGCCCGCAGAAAGGTCTCGACGTACGGCACAGCCGCGGCGGGCAGATGGATGTCGGCTCCCGACGCCTTCGCGGCCAGGTGGTCGAGGTCCTTGGAGTGGTCGTGGTGGGTGTGGGTGAGGAAGACGGTGTCCACCTGCCGGCCTTCGCACAGTCCGGCGTCGAGGCTGCAGCGCAGTTCGGGGATGTGGAAGAACGTCTTGTCGTTGGCTCGCGAATAGCCGGTGAGGGTCAGCTCGGTGCCGGGTATCCGCCAGGTCTTCCACTGCCGGAACGGGTGCCCCTGCTCCAGCCGTTCGGGGTGGCCGGGCAGTCGCCCGGGGGCCTGCGTCATCGGTGCCTCCGTCGACAACCGTTGGTTCAGCGGTTGTCAGACCGCCGTGATCAGATGGGGCTTGATCGTAGCGGGCACCGCCCGGCCGCGGCCTGTGGATTTCCCGGCGCCAACCGGTCCACGGTGCGTGGCCCGAGAGCCGCCGTCACCGGGCGCCGGCAGGCGCGGACCGACCGCGCGTGGTGCACGCTCCCGAAGACGGGGCCCCGCACGACGACGCAGCAAGCGGGTCGGCTCACGAGATGCGGCACCGCCGCTGTGCGGCGGACCGCCCCGGCTCAATGCCCCCCGAGAAGCTTCACGGCCACGACCGCTACACCGATCACCATGTCGAGAAGGCCCGAGACCATCGCGCTCACCGGCCCGTTGCCCATCCGCAGGCCGGTCCGCCAGCCCCACAGGAACAGGGTGGCCACTTCCGCCCCTGCGCCGATGAGCAGTGCGGTGACCAGATCCATCGCCCCGAGCGCCGACATGCCGATCAGTACGAGGGGACCCACCGCGCCCAGCAGCAGCGGGCTGGAGACGTGCAGCGCGGTTCGGATCTCGGCGCGGTTGGCGCTGCGCCGGGTCAGCGCGCGGTGCGACTGCTCGTCGGCGACCAGCGTCGCCAGCCACACCCCGAGCGCCGCCACGGCCACGGTGAGCCCGGCTTCGCCGTGACCGACCGAATCTCCCTCGGCGAGCGCCACCACGACAGCGGTCAGGGTGATGGTCGCGTAGATCCGTTCCTTGAGGCGTGCGGCCGCCGTGTCGCCGGCGCGGGCGGCGGTGGCGGGCACACTCGCCCGGGAGGCGACCGGATGCGGCTGCGGGTCCGGCGCCGTCATGCCGACCGGGGCGCGGAGCGTCGTGCCCCGGCGGCGGCCAGGATCGAAGTCATGCGTGTGCCCTTCCCGCGAAGCCTCGCGTACCCGGTACGCGTTTCGATGGCACACCGTAACCGAACGATCACGGCAATCCGCTGCGGTGCGTTGCGTGCCGTTCGGATCCGGCCTCGGGCCGCAGCCCGCAGACCGGAGGCGCCGGGCTACGGCGCGCGGCGGACGCGGGCGAGGACGAGGACCGTGTCGTCCCCCGGCGGATCGGGCAGCAGGTTCGCGAGGATACGGTCCGCCGTCGCCTCCAGCGGGCCGTCGGCCGTGCTGCGGAGTTCGGCGCGCAGCGCCTCCAGCCCGTCGTCGATGTCCTGGCCGCGCGCTTCGATGAGGCCGTCGGTGTAGAGGGCGAGGGTGGCGTTGTCGGGGAGGACGATGTCGGTCGCCAGGAAGGGAGAGCCGCCGACGCCGAGCGGGACACCCAGCACGTCATCGACGGTTTCGACCCTGCCGTCCGGGTGCAGCACCAGCGGCGGGGGGTGCCCGGCACTGGCCAGGCGGGCGTTTCCGGTCGTGGGGTCGTAGAGGACGTACAGACAGGTCGCGAGATCGATACCGGCGTCCAGGGCGCATGCGTCGAGTTCGGTGAGCAGGTCCTGCGGTTCCTGGATGTGCCTGGCCAGCGCCTTGGCGGTGATACGCAGCCTTCCCATGGCTGCCGCGGCAGGCACTCCATGGCCCATGACGTCGCCGACGACGAGCGCCAGCCGGTCGCCGGACAGGCTGATCACGTCGTACCAGTCGCCGCCGACCTCGGTGATGTGACTGCCGGGGACGTAGCGGTGGGCGACCTGTACGTAGGGGCTGGTGGCCAAGGCGGTGGGGAGCAGCGCGCGTTGGAGGGTGAGCGCGATGTCCTGTACCCGGCTGTAGAGGCGCGCGTTGTCCAGACACAGGGCGGCGCGGGAGGCGAGTTCACCGGCGAGGCTGAGATCCTGCTCGGTGAAGGCCGGCCGGGCGGCGGAGCGGCCGAACATGGTGAGCCCCTGCACCGTTCCCCGGGCGATGAGCGGGGCCATGAGGATGGCGGTCAGGCCGCTGTCGATGAGCAGCCGGGCGCGGGCCTGGTGCACGACGGTCCGCGTCACGAACTCCTCGTTCACGGGGACGGAGACCGGGCGGCCCGTTCGCAGCATCTCGTGGATGCTGGAGCCGGGCGGGTAGGTCACGAACTCCAGTCCGCTGACGAGTTCGCCGGCCGGTGGCGGCAGGACGGTACCGGCGGCGATCCTGCGGGTGACCAGCGGCAGGTCCGGGTTGAACACCTCGGGCTCGTCCGTCCACTCCACCAGTTCGACGACGGAGGCGTCGGAGAAGTCGGGAACCGCGGCGGCGACCAGCTCGCCGGCCGTGACGTTCACATCCAGGGTGGTGCCGATCTTGGCGGTGGCCCGGTCCAGCAGGGCCAGACGCTGGCGGCCTGCGGTCGCCTCCACGATCGCCTGCTCCCGGTCGGTGACGTCGACCATCAGGCCGCCCAGTCCGGGGCGCGTGCCGACCGCCTGGCTCAAGGGGAAGAAGCTCACCGACCGTACCTGGTCACGATCCGGGTGCCCGAGCGTGCGCATGCCGACCAGCGTTCCCGCCACGGTTCGGCCCTCGGTGGCGACGGCCCTCAGCATGCGCAGGTACGCGCCGTCGTCGGACGTCACCATGATCTCCCCCATGCGCCGTCCGAGGTGCGCCTCGATGGGGAGGCCGTCCATGTCGGCGAGCGCCTGGTTGAGGTGCACGTAGCGCAGCTCCTCGTCGAGCATGACCAGGCCGATGGGGCAGGTCTCGAAGAGGGCGTCGAGGAATGCGAGGTTGGTCTTCACCCGGTCGAGTTCCTGGCTGCGGCTCGCCAGGGCCATGACCACCGACCGCCCTGCGGCCCCGGAGACGGAGAAGACCCGGAAGCCGCAGTCGAAGACCGTGCCGTCCCGGTGCCGGGCCGGCACCCGTCCGCGCCAGTAGCCCTCGTCGCGGCCCCGCCCCGCGAGGCGTGCAGCCGCGCCGGGGGTGCCGCCGTCGGCCGGGCCGGGGAAGAGGACGGCGCCGGGGTTCGACAGCACGGCCTCGGAGCCGTAGCCGAACAGAGTCTCGGCGCCCGGTCCCCAGTAGCAGATCCGGTCATGTTCGTCGAAGCCGAAGACGGCAATGGCGACGCGCTCCAGAAGCGTTCCGGGCTCGGACCGGAGCTGCCTTGCGGTCTGCTCGTCTCTCGACCGATCTGATGGCACTGCACGTTCCCTTCGACCCGCGCACGCGCAGGCAAAGCCCGTCGGCGTCGCCACCTCGACGATCGGCGCGACGGCGCCGCCCCGTCCCGCCCCGTCCCGGAACGGAAGCAGGCTGCTGCACGGCGGGGACGGCTGCGCCCGCCGGAGACCCGGCGCCCGCACCTGGCCCGACAGGCATCAGGTGCCGGCAGCCGTGCCTCCTCGGCGGCCTCACCGCGGCCCGGCAGCGTTCACGCGTTCGCGTACACCTTGGTCGCGAACTCCGCGATCTGCGCGTCAGAGAGATTCATCGCCAGGTTTGCCTCCGTGATCATGCCGACGAGCTGGTGGCCCTTCTGCACGTCGATCACCGGCAGGCGCTTGATCTGGTGCTCCTCCATCATCGACAGGGCTTCGTCGGCACCCGAGCTCGCGTCGATCCAGTGGAGCTCCCCGGCGAGGGAACCGGCCTGGACCGTTGCCGGGTCGATGCCTTCGGCGCAGCACTGGACGACGATGTCGCGGTCGGTGATCAGACCCGTGAGCCTGTTGTTGTCGCCGCATATCGGCAGACAGCCGACGTTGAGGTCGCGCATCATCTTGGACGCGTCCAGCAGTGACTGGTGGGCGCCGATGCACTGCACTCCGCCGGTCATGATGTCGCGGGCGGTGAGCTTGGTCTTCCTGGTCATGTTCCACTTCCGTTCCGTCAGGGCTGCGGCGGCCGTCCTGGCCCTGGCCGCCCTGGTCACCCCCGCTTCTCCAGGGTCACCTCACCTCGCGCTGTTCGCATCCGCGAGCGGTTCATCTGTTCGATAAGGCGCGACGCGACCGCTCGACACGGTGCGACGCGAACGATGCTGAACACGTTCAAAGCATGGGCGGGCGGACCGCAGGCGCTTTCTTCCCGCGGCGTCGCTGCGGCGGCGCGGCGGCCCACGCGGGGACGCCCCCCGGCGCCGGCGCTGAGGCACGACGCGCCCCGGGGGCACCGGCCCCGTACCCGCCGCACCGCTTCCCGCCGTGAGCGGTGCCGGTCCGAGGGACGACGAGGGCGGCTCATCGTCCAACAGCAAGGGGATTCACTCTCATCGGGCACAAGGGCCGTCGGCGGCTTCCGGAAAGGGCCTTCTTCTGTCACCCGGACGGACCATCCGCAAAGCGACCGCCCTTACCCCCATTGGGCTCTCGCCACACCGGAGTTGCGTGGCCAGGCGGGCCATGAGTCGGTGGGAGTCGTGTCCTGCCGGATCTCAACCACCAGGAGGAGACATGGACGCACTGCAGAACGGCCAATCGGCCCAAAGGCTGTCCGTGGTGTTCGCGGTTCAGGTCATCGAGAACGGCGAACAAGGGTTTCTGGAGATGTACGAGCGAATACGGAAGTCCGTCGCTCAAGTCCCCGGGCACATCATCGACAGACTGGGTGAGCCCGTCGACGGCTCCCGGCAGTGGGTGATCACCAGCGAATGGGAGACCCCCGAGCACTTCTTCGCCTGGCAGCAGGGAGAAGACCACCAGACGCTGGTGGCTCCGCTGCGCCAGTGGGTCGACCACACCCAGTCGCTGCGCTTCCGGGTCATCAAGGAGACCGTGGGGAGGAAGTCATGACGCGCCCCAACGGCCCCGTGGCCGTACTCGGTCTCGGCACCATGGGCACCGGCCTGGCCACCCGCCTTCTTGAGCAGGGTGTTCCGGTACGGGTCTGGAACCGCACCCCGGAGCGGGCCGAACCTCTCGCGAAGGCCGGCGCCTTCGCCGCAGCCCATCCGGCCGATGCCGTCGAGGGCACGAGCGCCGCCATCTGCACCGTGGCCGACGGCGACGCCCTCGGCGCCGTGCTGCGGGGACCTGACGGGGTGCTGACCGCAGGCCAGTACCGCGGCTCACTGGTCTGCGCCAGCACCGTCGCCCCGGACGAGGTCGTCCGTATCGCCGGGGACATGCCCTCCGTTCTGGACGTGGGCATGCTGGGCAACCGCGAGCACGCCCGCAGCGGTGATCTGCGGCTGTTCGTGGGCGGCGAGGAGCGGGTCTTCACCGCGGGGCGGCCGCTGCTCGAGCTGCTGGGCAAGCAGGTCGTCCACCTCGGCGGGCTCGGTTCCGGCATGCGCATGAAGCTGCTCCTCAACCTGCTGATGGGCATCGAGGTCCAAGCCATGGCCGAGGCCGTGGAGTTGGCGACCGCGACCGGGCTCGACCGGAAGCTCGTACTGAGCACCATCGCGGGCAGCGGCTTCGCCTCGCCGGTCATGGCGTTCAAGTCAAAACGCCTGGCCGCCGGGCGATTCGACAAGCCCGACTTCAGACTGTGTCTGATGGCCAAGGACCTCAAGCTCGTAGCGGACCAGGCCGCGGCGGCGGGAATGCGTCTTCCGCTCGTCGACGCGGCCGCGGAGACCCACCTCCGCGCCACCGAGCAGGGACACGGCGACGAGGACTGTGTCGCGGTCGCCCACGCCATCGCACCGAACCCGGGGAC encodes:
- a CDS encoding CBS domain-containing protein; translation: MTRKTKLTARDIMTGGVQCIGAHQSLLDASKMMRDLNVGCLPICGDNNRLTGLITDRDIVVQCCAEGIDPATVQAGSLAGELHWIDASSGADEALSMMEEHQIKRLPVIDVQKGHQLVGMITEANLAMNLSDAQIAEFATKVYANA
- a CDS encoding antibiotic biosynthesis monooxygenase family protein translates to MDALQNGQSAQRLSVVFAVQVIENGEQGFLEMYERIRKSVAQVPGHIIDRLGEPVDGSRQWVITSEWETPEHFFAWQQGEDHQTLVAPLRQWVDHTQSLRFRVIKETVGRKS
- a CDS encoding RNA ligase family protein, whose protein sequence is MPENRWSPYPKIPAKARLGGARARDWVALEKVHGANFAVVCDGAGAVHPAKRRELLGESGLDEFFGVGRIWPALAVAASRCAAALRNRHGTDASASVTVYGELAGGRYPHPDVAPSPGAEPVQTGVWYAPGLLWLPFDAAVETDRGTCWVSDGALREAAGTVGLHCAPLLAQGTLAQVQDQSPVFATRLPGLLGLPELPGNLAEGLVVKPAGEWWVTDADSGRSTPRPVAKLKQPAFAEDERFDGSRPYRPPAEGAAGAPGWLVGQVTALLTPARAAAAVSKLGPRTPPDAVAREIAQDVVDEAAEALGGLEDGLCRALQEALQPGALALARFDAADRRATA
- a CDS encoding SpoIIE family protein phosphatase, with the translated sequence MPSDRSRDEQTARQLRSEPGTLLERVAIAVFGFDEHDRICYWGPGAETLFGYGSEAVLSNPGAVLFPGPADGGTPGAAARLAGRGRDEGYWRGRVPARHRDGTVFDCGFRVFSVSGAAGRSVVMALASRSQELDRVKTNLAFLDALFETCPIGLVMLDEELRYVHLNQALADMDGLPIEAHLGRRMGEIMVTSDDGAYLRMLRAVATEGRTVAGTLVGMRTLGHPDRDQVRSVSFFPLSQAVGTRPGLGGLMVDVTDREQAIVEATAGRQRLALLDRATAKIGTTLDVNVTAGELVAAAVPDFSDASVVELVEWTDEPEVFNPDLPLVTRRIAAGTVLPPPAGELVSGLEFVTYPPGSSIHEMLRTGRPVSVPVNEEFVTRTVVHQARARLLIDSGLTAILMAPLIARGTVQGLTMFGRSAARPAFTEQDLSLAGELASRAALCLDNARLYSRVQDIALTLQRALLPTALATSPYVQVAHRYVPGSHITEVGGDWYDVISLSGDRLALVVGDVMGHGVPAAAAMGRLRITAKALARHIQEPQDLLTELDACALDAGIDLATCLYVLYDPTTGNARLASAGHPPPLVLHPDGRVETVDDVLGVPLGVGGSPFLATDIVLPDNATLALYTDGLIEARGQDIDDGLEALRAELRSTADGPLEATADRILANLLPDPPGDDTVLVLARVRRAP
- a CDS encoding NAD(P)-dependent oxidoreductase, which encodes MTRPNGPVAVLGLGTMGTGLATRLLEQGVPVRVWNRTPERAEPLAKAGAFAAAHPADAVEGTSAAICTVADGDALGAVLRGPDGVLTAGQYRGSLVCASTVAPDEVVRIAGDMPSVLDVGMLGNREHARSGDLRLFVGGEERVFTAGRPLLELLGKQVVHLGGLGSGMRMKLLLNLLMGIEVQAMAEAVELATATGLDRKLVLSTIAGSGFASPVMAFKSKRLAAGRFDKPDFRLCLMAKDLKLVADQAAAAGMRLPLVDAAAETHLRATEQGHGDEDCVAVAHAIAPNPGTRK
- a CDS encoding MBL fold metallo-hydrolase translates to MTQAPGRLPGHPERLEQGHPFRQWKTWRIPGTELTLTGYSRANDKTFFHIPELRCSLDAGLCEGRQVDTVFLTHTHHDHSKDLDHLAAKASGADIHLPAAAVPYVETFLRASAELNHGAAYDPALAGTYRLHGVRHGDEFTFGRRGHHVRVVECEHKVPCVGYAFSERRKALLPEYEELRRSLAAEGRGAEFGRIVAQRRKDGAEVEQEVRRPLFAFLGDTHVSVFERNPWLFEYPVVITECTYLDDSERERADRVGHTVWSRLRPVVEAHPQTLFVLTHFSLRHSDQDVLAFFRNEPFDNVLLWVHPDSRLPEQHQHGGSGA